One segment of Carya illinoinensis cultivar Pawnee chromosome 1, C.illinoinensisPawnee_v1, whole genome shotgun sequence DNA contains the following:
- the LOC122318832 gene encoding protein RALF-like 33, giving the protein MERANPCGFLVMCAILAAHLILCSSSPVESFGGGDHRQLGFFPMKSECRGSIAECLMSGGYEELDSEFAMDSESNRRILATKQYISYGALRRNSVPCSRRGASYYNCRPGAQANPYRRGCSAITRCRR; this is encoded by the coding sequence ATGGAACGCGCAAACCCCTGCGGTTTTCTCGTGATGTGTGCCATCCTGGCCGCCCATTTGATACTCTGCTCATCCTCACCCGTCGAGTCCTTTGGTGGTGGTGACCACCGCCAGCTGGGCTTCTTCCCGATGAAATCCGAGTGCCGCGGCTCGATCGCCGAGTGCCTGATGTCCGGCGGCTACGAGGAATTGGACTCGGAGTTCGCGATGGATTCGGAGAGCAACCGCCGCATTCTAGCCACGAAGCAGTACATAAGCTACGGTGCCCTGAGGAGGAACAGTGTGCCCTGCTCTCGACGTGGCGCTTCCTACTACAATTGCCGACCCGGAGCACAGGCCAATCCCTACCGTCGCGGATGCAGTGCCATCACTCGCTGCAGACGCTAA